In the genome of Quercus robur chromosome 3, dhQueRobu3.1, whole genome shotgun sequence, one region contains:
- the LOC126717592 gene encoding uncharacterized protein LOC126717592, with protein sequence MTEIVANEESEAKAGDEIAFNNLISLKFVNLPSLTAFHLGNRTIKFPSLVQVIVDNCPKLKIFCSGVLSTPNLTSMRLGGKHIFKKEGDGDFYLNATIKEYWEAKLETCDQKSAEKTDASDGEESEHDANDDLERETTSEVGGTQCDGE encoded by the exons ATGACAGAAATAGTTGCAAATGAGGAAAGTGAAGCAAAAGCAGGAGATGAGATCGCtttcaataatttgatatctttgAAATTTGTTAACTTGCCGAGTCTCACAGCCTTCCATTTGGGGAATCGCACCATCAAATTCCCATCATTGGTTCAAGTAATTGTTGACAACTGTCCTAAATTGAAGATTTTTTGTAGTGGAGTCTTAAGCACGCCAAATCTAACAAGCATGAGATTGGGTGGAAAGCACATATTCAAAAAGGAGGGGGATGGAGATTTTTATCTAAACGCTACAATAAAAGAGTATTGGGAGGCTAAGTTGGAGACTTGCGACCAAAAGTCCGCTGAAAAG ACTGATGCTAGTGACGGTGAGGAGAGTGAACATGATGCTAATGATGACTTGGAGAGAGAAACTACTAGTGAAGTAGGGGGCACACAATGTGATGGAGAATGA